The DNA window TCCGAAAACTCGCTGCGCAGCCGCTCCTGCGCGTCATCGCCATCGGCCCAGAGCCGCAGGCAGCGCACCGCGCCCGCCTCTACCGGGTCGAGATCGTCGAGAAAGCCAACGGCGGCGCCGCCGCGTCTGTTGGGATCGGCATTCATCTGTCGGTTCTCCTCAGCATCCGGCCAGGCCGGAGCCGGGCTGCCCCGCCCCCTCTGTGCCGTCATGTCCTGGTCGGTCAGAATGCCCGGGCCTTCCGTCAGGGTGGGTTCGGGTCGGTGTTCGCGTTACCCTGAAAACTGACGAAAATGCTCGGATAAGTCAACCTGACTTTTTTGCTCGGATACAGGGATGCCGGGATAGGAGTGCGGCCGGGTTGCGGACCCGGCGCCGGAACGAAAAGGGGCGCGCCAGACCGGCACGCCCCTCATGGGATCGCTGTTGCGGCGGGGCTCAGCCCAGCTTCAACGCTGCATGTTCGGGAAACAGGCGCGCCAGGCCCGCGGTGCTGGCCTCGGCGACGCCGCGTTCGGTGATCAGCCCCGAGACCAGCCGCGCGGGCGTCACGTCGAAGGCGGGGTTGCGCGCGGGCGTGCCATCGGGCGAGATCTGCACCAGCCCCACTACGCCGCCCGGCATCCGGCCCTGGACATGGGTCACCTCGCCGCCGTCGCGCTCCTCTATCGGAATTTCCTTCACCCCGTCCTGCACCGTCCAGTCGATGGTGGGCGAGGGCAGGGCGACATAGAAGGGCACGCCATTGTCCTTCGCGGCCAGAGCCTTCAGGTAGGTGCCGATCTTGTTGCAGACATCGCCCCGTGCGGTGGTGCGGTCGGTGCCGACGATGCAAAGATCGATCTCGCCATGCTGCATCAGATGGCCGCCGGCATTGTCGACGATCAGGTCATGACTGACGCCGTGATGGTTCATCTCCCAGGCGGTGAGCTGGGCGCCCTGGTTGCGCGGCCGGGTCTCGTCGACGAAGACATGGACGTCGATCCCCGCCTCGAGCGCGTGATAGATCGGCGAGGTCGCGGTGCCCCAGTCGACGGTCGCCAGCCAGCCCGCATTGCAATGGGTCAGCACGTTGACCCGCTTGCCGCCCTTGCGCTCGGAGATGGCGCGGATGAGCTCGAGCCCGTTCAGCCCGATCTGCCGGTTGATCTCGACATCCTCGTCGCAGATCTCGGCGGCGCGGCGGAAGGCGGCCGCGGCACGCTCGGAAGGCGGCAGCGGCTTCAGCTCCCGGGTCATCTCGTCCAGCGCCCAGCGCAGGTTGATCGCGGTCGGCCGGGTCGCGTGCAGCACCTCCCAGGTCTCGGCCAGCGCCGCGTCCGAGGCGTCATCGGCCATCTGCACCGCCACCCCATAGGCGGCCGTGGCCCCGATCAGCGGCGCGCCCCGGACCCACATGTCGCGGATCGCCGCGGCGAAGTCCTGACGGCTGGTCAGCGCGACGATCCGTAGCTCATGCGGCAGCCAGCGCTGGTCGATGATCTTCACGCTTCCATCGGCCTCGCGCCAGATGGAACGATAATGGGTCCCGTCGATCTTCATGGCCCCTCGGTCCTTTCCTTCACCCTGTCCACCCCACCTGCCTTTTCGCCCGGCCGGTGGCCTTGCGAAAACGCGGTCAGTCGTCTCACTCGGCGCGGGTCAGAAAGCCCGCGCATCCGGTCAGCGCCGCGAAATCGTCGATCACGGTCGAGACCCGGAATTCGGCCATCAGCGCCGAGAACCGTCCCTTGCGCCGGAACGCCCCGGCAAAGCCCATGGCCCCGGCATGGGGCGTGACCGCGCGGGCCATGCCGCCGATCAGGTAGATCCCGCCATAGGGCAGATGCTGCAGCGCCAGATCGCCCGCGACCGTGCCCAGCAGCCCGATGAAGGTCCGGGTCGCCCGGAGCGCCTCGGGATCGGTGCCGAGCGCGGCCAGAACGCCGTGGCCGTCCAGCTTGCGCGGCGTTCCGGCCCCGGCCGTCGCCCAATCGTAAAGCCGGCCCAGCCCGCGCCCCGAAAGCGCCTCCTCAACCGGGGCGAAACCGTCGGGTTCCGCGAGGAAGTGCGCCAGCGACAGAGTCTCGGCATCGCCGACCGGCAGGGAAACCTGCCCGGCCTCGGCCTCGGTGACAAGGGGGTCATGGGGCAGGGCATGGACCGCGGCCGCGTTGAACCCGGTGCCGATCCCGATCACCAGCCGCGTCGCGCCGGGCTGGGCGGGGCCATCCAGCACCGGCACCAGCGTCCCGGGCGCGATATGGTCGAGCGCATGGCCCTGGGCGGCCAGATCGTTCAGAAGCCTGACCCGCGGCGTGCCCGTCACCCGGGCGATGGCCGCTTCCTCGATCGTCCAGTCAAGATTGGTCAGCCGCCCGCGCCCGTGGCGGACCGGCCCGGCCAGCGCCGCGCAGGCGCCCGCGATCTCGGGCGAGCCCGCCGCCCGCAGATAGTCGGTCAACACATCGCCCAGATCGGCATGGTCGGCATTGCGGTAGCGCCGGACCGTTCCGGCCAGCAGACCGGGCCCTTCGGCCAGAGCGACACGGGTATTGGTGCCCCCGATATCGGCGACAAGCGATGTCACGGCGTGCTCTCCTGCAGCATGCGTCTGAGCGCGTGGTAGGATGCCTTGGGGGTGCGCTGCAAGCTCTCGAAATCGACATGGACAAGGCCGAAGCGCTTGCCGTAGCCGAAGGCCCATTCGAAATTGTCGAGCAGCGACCAGAGCATATAGCCCTTCAGCGGCACGCCGCCGGCGATGGCCTCGCGCGCCGCGGCCAGATGGCCTGCAAGAAAGGCGATGCGGTCCTCGTCGCGGATCTCGGGGCCGTTCGCGCCCGCGAACACCGTGTCGGGGGCGGCCATGCCGTTCTCGGTCACGTAAAGCGGCAGATCGCCCGTGTGGCTGCCGCTGATCCAGCGCAGAAGATCGGGCAGGGCCATCGGGGCGATCTCCCAGCCCATGTCGGTCTTGCGCCCGGGGGCTGGCCGCTCGGCCCAGCCGGGCCAGGGGCCGGGGGCCGGCGCGATGCGCTTGACGGTGTAATAATTCACGCCGAGCCAGTCGATCGGTGCCGAGATCGCCGCCATGTCGGCCTGCCAGCCCGGCGGAAGATGCGGCCCGAGCCCCTCGAGCGCGAGATCCGGATAGGCCCCGCGCGCCACGCCGCCCAGAAAGAAGCGGTTGAAGACCGCGTCATAGCGCAGGGTCGCCGCGCGCGATTCTTCGCCTGGGTCGGCCGGGAAGGCGGGTTCGAAATTCAGCACGATCCCGATCTCGGAGGCCCCGGCCGCCCGGAGCGCGGCAAGCCCCAGCCCGTGCGCGAGCGCCAGATGGTGCATCGCCCGGGCGGTGGCGCGGATGTCGCGCAGACCCGGCGCATGGATCCCCTCGAAATGCCCGAGCCAGCCCGCGCAGAAGGGCTCGTTGACGGTGGCCCAGGACCAGACCCGGTCGCCCAGCCGCTTTGCCATCAGCGCCGCGAAATCGGCAAAGCGATGCGCGGTGTCGCGATTGGCCCAGCCGCCCAGATCGGCCAGCGCCGAGGGCAGCTCCCAGTGATAGAGCGTCAGCGCGGGCCTGAGCCCGCGCGCAAGCGTCGCGTCGACGAGCCGGTCGTAGAAATCGAGCCCCTCGGGATTGGGCGCCCCCGCGCCTCCGGGCAGCACCCGCGCCCAGGAGGTCGAGAAGCGGTAGATGTCGAAGCCCGCGCCTGCGACCAGATCCAGATCGGCCTCGTAGCGGGTGAGGTGATCGCAGGCCCGCGCCCCGTCTGCCGCGCCCGCGACATTGCCGGGCGTGGCGGCGAAACTGTCCCAGTGGCAGGGGCCGGCGCCGCCCAGGGCCGCGCCCTCGATCTGATAGGCCGAGGTGGCGGTTCCGAACAGGAAGCCGGGCGGAAAATCGGCGCGGGTCGGGATCATGCGCTCCTCCGGGGCGGGCTGGGGACCGGGCCGTTCGGTCGGCCGGTCGCGGTGGGCCGGGGCATCGGGCGGGGGTGCTGCGATCTGTTTCCCCCGCATGCTTGCCTGCGGCAAGGGAGGCGTCAAGCCTGCCGGAGCGTCGCCCGCGCAGAGCCGGGCGCATGCGGGCAGATGCCGGCAGGGGCGCGACCGAAACGGGCAGGCGGGACGTCTTTTCGGAAGCCGGGCCGGTCATCTCTCGCGCCTCAGTTGACAGCTTCGCGACCATCGGCCACCGTTTCGGGGCGACTCCCCCCGGGGCGTGCCTGCCCCCGGACGGGAGCAAGACGACAGAACGACAAGACAAAACGACAGGGGCCTGGCCGATGCGCTCAGGTCCGAGGGGAGGTCGATATGCAACTGATCGCGATGGCGGGCCGCGTGGCCGCCGCGCTTGCCCTTGCGACGGGTTCGGCCCATGCGCAGGGTCTCGAATTCACCCCCGGCGAGGATGATCGCTTCTCGTGGCAAAGCTACGAGACCTTCGCCGACAGCCATGATCTGAGCGGCCAAACGCTCGACATCTCGGGGGTCTGGACCGGCCCCGACAAGGACCTGGTCGAAAGCGTGCTGGCCTATTTCGAGGCCGCGACCGGCGCGCAGGTGCGCTATTCCGGCTCGGAGAGCTTCGAGCAGGATATCGTCATCGCCGCCCAGGCCGGATCGGCGCCCGATATCGCGGTCTTTCCCCAGCCGGGCCTTGCCGCCGACATGGCGCGGCGCGGCTTTCTCACGCCGCTGGGCGAGGACACGGCCGACTGGGTGCGCCGGAACTACGCCGCGGGCGAGAGCTGGGTCGATCTGGGCAGCTACGAGAACGAGACCGGCGCCGAGGCGCTTTACGGCTTCTTCTACAAGATCGACGTGAAATCGCTGGTCTGGTACGTGCCGGATGCCTTTGCCGAGGCGGGCTACGAGGTGCCTGGAACGCTCGAGGATCTCAAGGCGCTGACCGAACGCATCGCCGCAGATGGCGGTACGCCCTGGTGCATCGGGCTGGGCTCGGGCGCGGCCACGGGCTGGCCCGCCACCGACTGGGTCGAGGACCTGATGCTGCGCCGCGAGAGGCCCGAGACCTATGACGCCTGGGTCAGCCACGAGATCCCGTTCAACGACCCCGCGGTGGTCGGCGCGATCGAGGATTACGGCTGGTTCGCGCGGAACGACGCCTTCGTCGAGGGCGGCGCGCAGGCGGCCGCCACCACCGATTTCCGCGAAAGCCCGGCCGGGCTCTTCACCTTTCCGCCGGGCTGCTACATGCATCGTCAGGCCAGTTTCATCGACACCTATTTTCCCGAAGGCTCCGAGATCGGGCTCGATGTCGATTTCTTCTACTTTCCGGCCTATGCCGGGCGCGATCTCGGCCGGCCGGTTCTGGGCGCGGGCACGCTCTGGGCGATCACCCGCGACAGCGAGGCCGCGCATGTCTTCATCGATTTCCTGAAGACCCCGATCGCGCATGAGATATGGATGGCGCAATCGGGCTTCCTGACACCCTTCACCGGCGCCAGTCCCGAGGCCTATGCCACCGACAGCATGCGCGCGCAGGGCGAGATCCTGACCAGCGCCACCACCTTCCGCTTCGACGGCTCGGACCTGATGCCGGGCGAGATCGGGGCGGATGCGTTCTGGAAAGGCATGATCGCCTACACCACCGGCCGGAGCGACGCCGAGACCGTGGCGCAGGAGATCGAGCGACGCTGGAACGCGATCCGCTGAGGCCGCCGTGCCCCGCCTGTTCGGGGGCCTGAGGGGAAGGGCCGGAAGGACGGCCCGCAAGCCATGCCGGAGATGCCGGCACGCCGTACGAAAGGAGGAGAGCCGATGTCGCCTCTGCTGCAGGGGATCGCGACGATCCTGATCGGGGTCGGAGGCTGCGTCGGCTATTTCTACGGCGCCAATCTGCTGCTCGACCGGGTGATCTTTCCGCCCCGGGGGCGCGATCCGGGGGCCAACATCTCGCGCGCGAACGCGGTCCGGCCCTGGCTGTTCCTGGCGCCCGCGATGGCGGCGCTGGGGCTTTATCTGGTCTATCCGGTCGTTGGTTCGTTCTGGCGTTCGCTTTACAACCGGGATGGCGGCACCTTCATCGGGCCTGGCAACTACACCGATCTGGCGGCCGATCCGGCCTTTCGCACCGCGGTCTTCAACAACCTTCTCTGGGTGCTGGTGGTGC is part of the Rhodovulum sp. MB263 genome and encodes:
- the mtnA gene encoding S-methyl-5-thioribose-1-phosphate isomerase; this translates as MKIDGTHYRSIWREADGSVKIIDQRWLPHELRIVALTSRQDFAAAIRDMWVRGAPLIGATAAYGVAVQMADDASDAALAETWEVLHATRPTAINLRWALDEMTRELKPLPPSERAAAAFRRAAEICDEDVEINRQIGLNGLELIRAISERKGGKRVNVLTHCNAGWLATVDWGTATSPIYHALEAGIDVHVFVDETRPRNQGAQLTAWEMNHHGVSHDLIVDNAGGHLMQHGEIDLCIVGTDRTTARGDVCNKIGTYLKALAAKDNGVPFYVALPSPTIDWTVQDGVKEIPIEERDGGEVTHVQGRMPGGVVGLVQISPDGTPARNPAFDVTPARLVSGLITERGVAEASTAGLARLFPEHAALKLG
- a CDS encoding glucokinase, encoding MTSLVADIGGTNTRVALAEGPGLLAGTVRRYRNADHADLGDVLTDYLRAAGSPEIAGACAALAGPVRHGRGRLTNLDWTIEEAAIARVTGTPRVRLLNDLAAQGHALDHIAPGTLVPVLDGPAQPGATRLVIGIGTGFNAAAVHALPHDPLVTEAEAGQVSLPVGDAETLSLAHFLAEPDGFAPVEEALSGRGLGRLYDWATAGAGTPRKLDGHGVLAALGTDPEALRATRTFIGLLGTVAGDLALQHLPYGGIYLIGGMARAVTPHAGAMGFAGAFRRKGRFSALMAEFRVSTVIDDFAALTGCAGFLTRAE
- a CDS encoding GH1 family beta-glucosidase, producing MIPTRADFPPGFLFGTATSAYQIEGAALGGAGPCHWDSFAATPGNVAGAADGARACDHLTRYEADLDLVAGAGFDIYRFSTSWARVLPGGAGAPNPEGLDFYDRLVDATLARGLRPALTLYHWELPSALADLGGWANRDTAHRFADFAALMAKRLGDRVWSWATVNEPFCAGWLGHFEGIHAPGLRDIRATARAMHHLALAHGLGLAALRAAGASEIGIVLNFEPAFPADPGEESRAATLRYDAVFNRFFLGGVARGAYPDLALEGLGPHLPPGWQADMAAISAPIDWLGVNYYTVKRIAPAPGPWPGWAERPAPGRKTDMGWEIAPMALPDLLRWISGSHTGDLPLYVTENGMAAPDTVFAGANGPEIRDEDRIAFLAGHLAAAREAIAGGVPLKGYMLWSLLDNFEWAFGYGKRFGLVHVDFESLQRTPKASYHALRRMLQESTP
- a CDS encoding ABC transporter substrate-binding protein encodes the protein MQLIAMAGRVAAALALATGSAHAQGLEFTPGEDDRFSWQSYETFADSHDLSGQTLDISGVWTGPDKDLVESVLAYFEAATGAQVRYSGSESFEQDIVIAAQAGSAPDIAVFPQPGLAADMARRGFLTPLGEDTADWVRRNYAAGESWVDLGSYENETGAEALYGFFYKIDVKSLVWYVPDAFAEAGYEVPGTLEDLKALTERIAADGGTPWCIGLGSGAATGWPATDWVEDLMLRRERPETYDAWVSHEIPFNDPAVVGAIEDYGWFARNDAFVEGGAQAAATTDFRESPAGLFTFPPGCYMHRQASFIDTYFPEGSEIGLDVDFFYFPAYAGRDLGRPVLGAGTLWAITRDSEAAHVFIDFLKTPIAHEIWMAQSGFLTPFTGASPEAYATDSMRAQGEILTSATTFRFDGSDLMPGEIGADAFWKGMIAYTTGRSDAETVAQEIERRWNAIR